TTCTAAAACAGACTGATTCTGGGGACGAAAAGCTAATGGTGAGCTCACCTCGGTGACTGCAGTCCATCCGCACTTCAGGGAACATGTAGGTGTGGCAAGTTGTAGTGGCATCTGGTTTGGTGCGAATGTGACTGGGCTCTATGGGAAATAAAGGCTCTGTTTCATCGCCCTGTGGTTCCCCAGCTGGGTCTGTCTCCTTACAGAGCAACTCAGGGTTGACCTGCTTCAACTTTACACCTTTAAGTCTAAGGGGCTCTGCACACCTGGAGAAACAAGCACACAACTTGTATTATGAGGGCTTATAAAGCTGTGAGATAAGAATAGCAGGTTACTTTTTCGTGAACAAACCTGGCATGTGGTCCCAGATTGCGGTTGCTCGGGACCTGCAGGGTGCGGATGAGGCTGTCCATCGGACACAGACAGCTCCAGGGATTACCATGCAGACGCAGGTAGCCCAGGTTGGGCATTGGGATGAGGGCTTCCTCACTGAGCATTCCCAGGCGATTGTTTTGTAGCAGCAGGGTTGTAAGCTGTGTCAAGCCCTGGAAAGCCCCCTCCTCCACTAAAGTGATGTGGTTCTGCTGCAGATCTAGACTTATTAAACCCTCATATCCAGTGAAGGCCCCATCACGGAGGACTTTGATCCTGTTGCGGGCAAAGAGCAGGTGTTTTGGTTGTTGGGTCCAGGTCTGTGAGGGGGGGATGTAGTTGAGGCGGCGGTTCTGGCAGTCTATAAAGACTTCACCAGAGTCTGTAAGCTCAGAGCAATCTGGAGCCACCAATCTGGAGGTGCGAGATTTTCCGTGATGCCTCTCACCTCTCACtctgttttaaaacacaaaggCATGAAGTCAGATCGATAGTAGCTCTGTAGAGGAAGGAGCATAAACAAGAGTGTAAGCAAACCTTTCTTGTGTGAGTTTGTGTCTCGCTCCTCGAAGGCCTCGGCCTTTCCCGGGTCTCTTCGCCTCACTGAATGGGAGCAGCAAAAGGAGCAGGGAGGcgaagaggagagaggaggtcaAACGCATCCTGAGCCCTGCAGGGATTGTCCTTTTGAGTGAGAAGAGCTGGAGtcaaagcagcagtttttgatGAGAGTCTtagaaaaacagcagcactgGTTCAGAGGTGAACAGTGCTATTGTTGATGGGA
The sequence above is a segment of the Cheilinus undulatus linkage group 9, ASM1832078v1, whole genome shotgun sequence genome. Coding sequences within it:
- the LOC121514745 gene encoding leucine-rich repeat-containing protein 17-like, producing the protein MRLTSSLLFASLLLLLLPFSEAKRPGKGRGLRGARHKLTQERVRGERHHGKSRTSRLVAPDCSELTDSGEVFIDCQNRRLNYIPPSQTWTQQPKHLLFARNRIKVLRDGAFTGYEGLISLDLQQNHITLVEEGAFQGLTQLTTLLLQNNRLGMLSEEALIPMPNLGYLRLHGNPWSCLCPMDSLIRTLQVPSNRNLGPHARCAEPLRLKGVKLKQVNPELLCKETDPAGEPQGDETEPLFPIEPSHIRTKPDATTTCHTYMFPEVRMDCSHRGLTEVPTGIPDEVVHIDLSHNSISHLKAKNFHGARSLRTLNISHNNMEDIEKASLFGLLHLRELDLSDNSLHFIQHGVLEDLYFLSKLKLGGNPWVCDYSIHYMVYWLRLHPGVRYSGLLCRSPPEHTGEPVQQYVNSYHKDCPRERQYSRPDPEETDPELWNTPLEVQGELEEELEPSHLRAPQKYQIYRLS